The nucleotide window CGCCGCCTGCAGGAGCGGGGGCTGTACCGGGCCTAGCCCCGGTCCGCGCCGTGCAGATCGTCCACTGGCTGATCCAGCTCTACGTGATCCTCATCTTCGGGAGGATCATCCTCAGCTGGTTCCCGATGTCCCCCGGCTCGGCCCTGGGGCCGGTCCACCAGTTCCTGTACTCGGTCACCGAGCCGGTGCTGGGGCCGGTACGACGGATCCTGCCCCCTGTCCGCATGGGGGCGGTAGGGCTCGACCTGTCCCCGTTCATCGTGCTCGTGGGGCTGCAGATCCTGGCCGGCCTGATCTGAGGCCGCCCCTGACGGGCCCGCTCCCGAAGGCCCCGCCCGGGGCCGCCCGGAGGCCGCCGGGCTCCCGGAAGGGACTCCTCCGGCTCCCGGTACCGGGGTGGGCCCGCGCCTACACTGCCCCGGTTCGCCGACGCCCACTCCCGGAATGGTGGTGCCCGTGCTCCTGCTTCTGACGATCTTCCTGGTCCTGGTCGGCGCCGTCATGCTGATCATCGGCTTCATCCAGGACTCGCTCGTCCCCATCTACATCTCGATCGGTTGCAGCGTGGCGGCGGCCGCGGTCCTGATCGCCTTCTCGCGGATGTCGCGCCGCCAGGGCGTGCGCGTCGTGAGCCTGCCGCGTGAGGAGCTGACGCCGGAACCCGCCGCCCCGGCGTCCGAAGGGGTCGTGACGGAGTCGATCACCGTGCTCGGGCCCACCGGCGCCGAGGCCGAGCCGGCCACCGAGGAGGCGGGCCCGACGCGGGAGGCCGTGCTCGTCGGAGCCCCGTTCGGTGACGAGGACGTCGACGAGGACGGGGACGGCCAGGAGCCGGAAGCCGACCGGCCCGCCGCCGCTTCCGCCACCACCGGCCTGCTGGCCCAGGCGGAAGCGGGCGCCGGCGGCCGGGCCGAGGATGTCCTCGCCGAGGCCCCGGTGCCGGACCCGACCGAAGAAGCGGCCCCGGCGGCAGCCGCCGCTACGGGGGTGGGCCGGACGGCGGCGTCGCGGGCCACGTCCAAGGCGGCCGGGGTGAAGAAGGCGGCGCCCCGCAAGGCCGCGACCAAGGCGAGCCCGGCCAAGAAGGCGGCCACCAGGACGACCGCGGCCAAGACGTCGGCGGCGCGCACCACCTCGTCGAGGTCGGCGGCGTCCAAGTCCGCGGCGTCCAAGAGCGCGGCGTCGAAGACGACAGGCGCCAAGGCGGCCGCCACCAAGAAGACAGCCGCGAAGGCCGCGCCCGCCAAGAAGGCCGCCACCAAGGCGACCGGAGCCACCCGGGCCGGCACGACCAAGAAGGCGGCCGGCAAGACCGCGGCCAAGAAGTCGACCGGCGGCACGGGCACGAGGAGGGGCTCGGGGTCCTGAGGATCCCGACCGCCGCCGGGCCCCGCTCTACGGGGCGCGCGTGAGAGCGGCGGAGGCCGTCCGCCCGTCGTCGAGCTCCAGGGGCACGGCCGGGCGCTCCCCGGCGGAGAACTCCACCCGCGCCGCCAGCACCTCTCTCGCGATCAGCCGGGCGTGGGGGCGCAGCTCGTCCACGCCGGAGAGCCACAGCTCGATGCGGTCGGACATCTCCAGCCCGGCGTCCCGGCGCAGCGACTGCACCTGGCGGATCACGTCCCGCAGCATCC belongs to Acidimicrobiales bacterium and includes:
- a CDS encoding YggT family protein; amino-acid sequence: MQIVHWLIQLYVILIFGRIILSWFPMSPGSALGPVHQFLYSVTEPVLGPVRRILPPVRMGAVGLDLSPFIVLVGLQILAGLI